A genomic stretch from Kovacikia minuta CCNUW1 includes:
- a CDS encoding HNH endonuclease: protein MSILEEFDQSKYFLGNLCNKNHDYKKSGKSLRYTKRGRCVECQRDSANNYYTKNADSVKAKQKQLYPKNKEKIAKRDKLYREKNLEKISQRKKDYYQNNKARIRVKNRFYHEQNKEKRLRYGTEWRQKNREYKNQKQAEYRKENPEKVRQSLLSWYEKNRDRQKLYMQERQKSLTEEQRQSERERSRVKSRKRRALIKSAHIPYTEQQVKEKFAAMGNACFYCSSLDQITVDHYIPINKGGWDSLDNLVPACSRCNFSKRDMLPDEWIQRLLERLQ from the coding sequence ATGTCCATCTTAGAAGAATTCGATCAATCAAAATATTTTCTTGGCAATCTGTGCAACAAGAACCATGATTATAAAAAATCTGGAAAATCTTTAAGGTATACAAAAAGAGGGAGATGCGTTGAATGTCAAAGAGATTCTGCTAATAATTATTACACCAAAAATGCTGACTCTGTAAAAGCTAAACAAAAGCAACTTTATCCTAAAAATAAAGAAAAAATAGCAAAAAGAGATAAGCTCTACAGGGAAAAGAATCTAGAAAAAATTTCGCAACGGAAAAAAGATTATTATCAAAATAATAAAGCAAGAATTAGAGTTAAAAACCGTTTTTACCATGAACAGAATAAAGAGAAAAGATTAAGGTACGGTACAGAATGGAGACAAAAAAATCGGGAATACAAAAATCAAAAACAAGCTGAATATCGTAAAGAGAACCCTGAAAAAGTTAGACAGTCTTTACTTTCTTGGTACGAGAAAAACCGAGATCGACAAAAGCTTTACATGCAAGAAAGACAAAAATCCTTAACAGAAGAACAAAGACAATCAGAAAGGGAAAGAAGTCGCGTAAAGTCTCGTAAGCGAAGGGCTTTAATTAAGTCTGCTCATATTCCCTACACAGAGCAGCAGGTTAAAGAAAAGTTCGCAGCAATGGGAAACGCCTGTTTTTATTGTTCATCTTTAGATCAAATAACCGTAGATCATTATATTCCCATCAATAAAGGAGGATGGGATTCTTTAGATAATCTTGTTCCAGCTTGTAGTAGGTGTAATTTTAGTAAACGAGATATGCTGCCAGATGAATGGATTCAACGTTTACTGGAGCGTTTACAATAG
- a CDS encoding HNH endonuclease, which yields MTSVDNMENANMSILDEIKSRLITEQVIQKFWSKVEKPSDLSKCWIWKGSQSGGAGMFFIGEDRLTGKIINVQAHRFAYDLENPGIPGSIQIRRNCNNKLCVNPSHCRLHTDLESLFWTKVAKSKAEDGCWFWTGQVMISGYGDFKTNKKSFLAHRYAYEITYGKIPSRKVLVCHKCDNKLCVRPDHLFLGSHKNNSQDMVAKGRSTKGRKGHSGKSGESNSQSKLTAKDIEIIRWRLEQGETQQSLANEYGVTQTNISAIKRGKSWSDTTQ from the coding sequence ATGACCAGCGTGGATAATATGGAGAACGCCAATATGAGTATTTTAGACGAAATCAAGTCTCGCCTAATAACGGAGCAAGTTATCCAGAAATTCTGGAGCAAGGTTGAAAAACCGTCAGACCTTAGTAAATGTTGGATCTGGAAAGGGTCACAATCTGGTGGGGCAGGAATGTTCTTTATTGGTGAGGATCGCTTGACTGGAAAAATCATCAACGTACAAGCACACCGCTTTGCATATGACCTGGAGAATCCCGGTATTCCTGGCTCTATCCAAATTCGACGAAATTGCAATAATAAGCTGTGTGTGAATCCCTCCCATTGTCGATTACACACAGATCTCGAATCACTTTTCTGGACAAAAGTTGCCAAATCCAAAGCAGAAGATGGTTGCTGGTTTTGGACTGGACAAGTAATGATTTCTGGATACGGAGATTTCAAAACGAACAAGAAAAGCTTTTTAGCCCATCGATATGCGTATGAAATCACGTATGGAAAAATCCCTAGCAGAAAAGTTCTGGTCTGCCATAAATGTGACAACAAGCTCTGCGTTCGTCCCGACCATCTCTTTCTTGGCTCCCACAAAAACAACTCACAAGATATGGTTGCCAAAGGAAGAAGCACGAAAGGGAGAAAGGGACATTCTGGGAAAAGCGGAGAAAGCAACAGCCAGAGCAAGCTGACCGCAAAAGATATTGAGATCATTCGATGGAGACTTGAGCAGGGTGAAACCCAGCAGTCTTTAGCGAATGAGTATGGTGTAACGCAAACAAACATTAGTGCAATTAAACGAGGAAAGTCTTGGTCAGATACCACTCAATGA
- a CDS encoding ParB/RepB/Spo0J family partition protein: MSRVSRAIGSVAVEVISFDPELISIRLEDGTYIGPKIGKFDDGKLHLLPGEVPLEYTPEILSLIESKGWNVRQTYDVDALKDLEQGILSFGGTGGWNPNQPLQLVFSGDRLFLVDGHRRHLVNWILGQKGIVFRPMYGTVVSLGQAQGGRPVSIRDLEYRLMTQDELHQPHSALERARKIQRMMEADLKIGISAEEFKEAFIKNTGWTAKKYEATLALMSYPPDILQAVSEKKLPETKALNLLVDPKLTMDDAVDVLRQSIQGSETVGKSRVTGQFIDEVAKKKKEEKKPLALPPAQSETGLSEGFSLPLPGNLKLESGQTGSGQTESSQAQAENGSRPALTVVPKPIVPKATAKEKAAVLDRLVKEATARSMGVTTHLKIDSQLWEECLEIHYRGVK, encoded by the coding sequence ATGAGCAGAGTTTCACGCGCAATTGGATCGGTTGCTGTTGAGGTTATCAGTTTTGATCCAGAATTGATCTCGATCAGGCTGGAAGACGGCACCTATATCGGCCCTAAGATTGGCAAGTTTGACGATGGGAAGCTCCATCTACTACCAGGAGAAGTCCCCCTCGAATACACTCCAGAAATTCTGTCCCTGATTGAGAGCAAGGGCTGGAATGTTCGTCAAACCTATGATGTAGATGCTCTTAAGGATCTTGAACAGGGAATTCTTTCTTTTGGTGGAACCGGGGGATGGAATCCAAATCAGCCTCTTCAACTCGTCTTCTCTGGAGATCGCTTGTTTCTGGTTGATGGACATAGAAGGCATTTAGTGAATTGGATTCTAGGGCAGAAAGGTATAGTGTTTCGTCCTATGTACGGAACAGTCGTCAGCTTAGGACAGGCCCAAGGAGGAAGACCCGTCTCAATCCGGGATCTGGAATATCGGCTAATGACTCAGGATGAACTTCATCAGCCTCATAGTGCCCTGGAGAGAGCTAGAAAAATCCAGCGAATGATGGAAGCCGATCTGAAAATTGGAATCAGTGCAGAGGAGTTTAAGGAGGCTTTTATCAAAAATACTGGATGGACAGCCAAGAAATACGAGGCAACTCTAGCTCTGATGTCCTATCCACCCGATATTCTTCAGGCAGTTTCAGAAAAGAAATTGCCTGAGACAAAAGCTCTTAACTTACTGGTTGATCCTAAGCTCACAATGGATGATGCTGTAGACGTTTTGAGGCAGTCTATTCAGGGGTCTGAGACAGTTGGTAAGTCAAGGGTGACTGGGCAGTTTATTGATGAGGTTGCAAAAAAGAAAAAGGAGGAGAAAAAACCTCTTGCCCTTCCTCCAGCACAATCAGAAACAGGATTGAGTGAAGGTTTCAGTCTTCCCCTTCCAGGCAATTTGAAACTTGAGTCGGGTCAGACCGGATCGGGTCAAACTGAATCCAGTCAGGCTCAGGCAGAAAACGGTTCCCGTCCTGCCTTAACAGTTGTGCCAAAACCCATTGTTCCAAAGGCAACAGCAAAAGAGAAGGCGGCAGTCTTAGACAGACTGGTCAAAGAAGCTACAGCGAGATCGATGGGAGTAACAACCCATTTGAAGATCGACTCCCAACTGTGGGAGGAATGTCTGGAAATTCATTATCGAGGGGTCAAGTAA